One Streptomyces sp. B21-105 genomic region harbors:
- the tmk gene encoding dTMP kinase yields MTRAEQPTAHHPAPDDALVADSRERAVRALLREPQLKRLWSAQLVSGVGDALALLVFVLLVLQTAIAEASFGGGYRGVAFAVATVFGVRILATLLFGAVLLGPLTSLTSPDGPLDRRWTMVAADGLRAALLIVAPLWIDWTPDDALPLLLVTVFVTGVAERFWTVARESAAPALLPAPPLEGATVRPLPDHMDALRRLSLRTGFVTIPVGAVTLVAAALFNNLLGIGIAWFDQHQAALASYVAGGLFAGSLSIVTFLELPAVRTPRARSPLEGLRRPRTATGVDSGRTGAVPLLVLACAAVAGAIAAAVAVAVLHATDLGGGPVLYGLLVLGLTGGVVIGVRTAPKVLVSLSRRRLLALALAFTGVALLAAGLVPDVTSVLLIVTLAGVGAGVAANTGHALLDQETEDHRRARTNEHLHAVVRVLVALGALLAPVVAALIGPHRLENGRFVFAHGGAAFVLMLVGALLLPVAAVVLAKVDDRSGVPLRKDLRDALRGGDDPETMPAANGFFIALEGGDGAGKSTQAEALAEWIRAKGHEVVLTREPGATPVGKRLRSILLDVSSAGLSHRAEALLYAADRAEHVDTVVRPALERGAVVITDRYVDSSVAYQGAGRDLSPTEIARISRWATNGLVPHLTVLLDVSPEAARERFTEAPDRLESEPAEFHARVRSGFLTLAAADPGRYLVVDAAQEPEAVTAVVRHRLDLLLPLSEAEIKAQEEARRKAEEEARRKAEEEAARKAEEERLERERQEQLAKLRAEEEERKRRELEEAQRREAERQAEEARLRAEEARRRAEEERVRLLAEEKARAEEEARRKADEERRRKQAEEEARARAEAETRRLEKQRKAEEALLRAEQARRAAEQAAAAASVGPKPPRPAPAAAAAAAPAVPPEAVTVPTPVVTPTNASGGPVDETAVLPPIRMDKEPEQPSRPSAEPAGWAADAEVTTELPQPSIPAGAADETAVLPPVRDQGPDDETAVLPPVRDESPSDRVPPGFFRDERGGRAERGGARPDGTDDRTRELPQLDEEGAPRQRPRPDWAEETPLDDLPTLADELLGPHRDEDDGDEGREDGRGRGRRR; encoded by the coding sequence ATGACGCGAGCCGAGCAGCCAACGGCCCACCACCCGGCCCCGGACGACGCCCTGGTGGCGGACTCCCGCGAGCGTGCCGTGCGCGCGCTGTTGCGCGAGCCACAGCTCAAGCGGCTCTGGAGCGCGCAGCTGGTGAGCGGTGTGGGAGACGCCCTCGCCCTTCTGGTCTTCGTCCTCCTCGTCCTCCAGACGGCCATCGCCGAGGCCTCCTTCGGGGGCGGCTACCGGGGCGTGGCGTTCGCGGTGGCGACCGTCTTCGGGGTGCGCATTCTGGCCACCCTGCTGTTCGGGGCGGTCCTCCTCGGTCCGTTGACGTCACTGACATCGCCCGACGGCCCGCTCGACCGCCGCTGGACCATGGTCGCCGCCGACGGTCTGCGCGCCGCGCTCCTGATCGTCGCGCCCTTGTGGATCGACTGGACTCCCGACGACGCGCTGCCCCTGCTGCTCGTCACCGTGTTCGTGACGGGCGTCGCCGAACGGTTCTGGACGGTCGCCCGGGAGAGCGCCGCCCCCGCCCTGCTGCCCGCGCCGCCTCTGGAGGGCGCGACGGTACGCCCGCTGCCGGACCACATGGACGCCCTGCGCCGCCTGTCGCTGCGCACCGGATTCGTGACGATCCCGGTGGGTGCGGTCACCCTGGTCGCCGCGGCGTTGTTCAACAATCTGCTGGGCATCGGCATCGCCTGGTTCGACCAGCATCAGGCGGCTCTCGCCTCGTACGTCGCCGGAGGGCTCTTCGCCGGGTCGCTGTCCATCGTGACGTTCCTCGAACTACCCGCGGTGCGTACCCCCCGCGCGCGGTCACCGCTCGAGGGCCTGCGCCGCCCCCGCACCGCCACCGGCGTCGACAGCGGACGCACGGGCGCCGTCCCGCTGCTGGTCCTCGCCTGCGCCGCGGTCGCCGGAGCGATCGCCGCCGCCGTGGCCGTCGCCGTGCTGCACGCCACGGACCTGGGCGGCGGCCCGGTCCTGTACGGACTGCTCGTCCTCGGGCTGACCGGCGGCGTCGTCATCGGCGTCCGCACCGCTCCGAAGGTGCTGGTGTCACTTTCGCGGCGCAGGCTGCTCGCTCTTGCCCTCGCCTTCACCGGCGTGGCACTGCTGGCCGCCGGCCTGGTCCCGGACGTCACCAGCGTGCTGCTGATCGTGACCCTGGCCGGCGTCGGCGCGGGCGTCGCCGCCAACACCGGGCACGCGCTGCTCGACCAGGAGACCGAGGACCACCGCCGCGCGCGGACGAACGAGCACCTGCACGCCGTGGTCCGGGTCCTGGTGGCGCTGGGTGCGCTGCTCGCCCCGGTCGTCGCGGCGCTCATCGGCCCGCACCGGCTGGAGAACGGCAGGTTCGTCTTCGCGCACGGCGGAGCGGCGTTCGTGCTCATGCTGGTCGGCGCGCTGCTGCTGCCGGTGGCCGCCGTGGTCCTCGCCAAGGTCGACGACCGCTCCGGCGTCCCTCTGCGAAAGGACCTGCGGGACGCGCTGCGGGGCGGCGACGACCCGGAGACGATGCCGGCCGCGAACGGCTTCTTCATCGCCCTGGAGGGCGGCGACGGCGCCGGCAAGTCCACCCAGGCCGAGGCGCTCGCCGAGTGGATCAGGGCCAAGGGCCACGAGGTCGTCCTCACCCGCGAGCCCGGCGCCACGCCCGTGGGCAAGCGGCTGCGTTCGATCCTGCTCGACGTCTCGAGTGCCGGGCTGTCCCATCGCGCGGAGGCGCTGCTGTACGCGGCGGACCGCGCGGAGCACGTCGACACCGTCGTACGGCCCGCGCTGGAACGCGGCGCGGTGGTCATCACCGACCGGTACGTCGACTCGTCCGTGGCCTACCAGGGCGCCGGCCGTGACCTGTCCCCGACCGAGATCGCGCGGATCTCGCGCTGGGCGACGAACGGCCTGGTCCCGCATCTGACGGTCCTTCTGGACGTGTCGCCGGAGGCGGCCCGGGAGCGTTTCACGGAGGCGCCGGACCGGCTGGAGTCGGAACCGGCGGAGTTCCACGCGCGCGTGCGCTCCGGTTTCCTCACCCTGGCCGCCGCTGACCCGGGGCGATACCTGGTGGTCGACGCGGCCCAGGAGCCCGAGGCCGTCACCGCCGTCGTCCGGCACCGGCTCGACCTGTTGCTGCCCCTGTCCGAGGCCGAGATCAAGGCCCAGGAGGAGGCGCGCAGGAAGGCCGAGGAGGAGGCGCGCAGGAAGGCCGAGGAGGAGGCCGCGCGCAAGGCCGAGGAGGAGCGTCTCGAGCGCGAGCGCCAGGAGCAGCTCGCCAAGCTGCGCGCCGAGGAGGAGGAGCGCAAGCGGCGCGAGCTGGAGGAGGCGCAGCGCCGCGAGGCCGAACGGCAGGCCGAGGAGGCCCGGCTGCGCGCCGAGGAGGCGCGGAGGCGGGCTGAGGAGGAGCGGGTCCGGCTCCTCGCGGAGGAGAAGGCCCGCGCCGAGGAGGAGGCCCGCCGCAAGGCGGACGAGGAGCGGCGTCGCAAGCAGGCCGAGGAAGAGGCCAGGGCGCGCGCCGAGGCCGAGACCCGCCGGCTGGAGAAGCAGCGCAAGGCCGAGGAGGCGCTGCTGCGGGCCGAGCAGGCCCGGCGTGCGGCCGAGCAGGCCGCCGCAGCCGCGTCGGTCGGCCCGAAGCCGCCCCGCCCGGCACCGGCCGCGGCTGCGGCTGCGGCTCCGGCGGTCCCGCCGGAGGCGGTGACCGTGCCGACGCCGGTGGTGACTCCGACCAACGCGTCGGGCGGGCCGGTGGACGAGACGGCGGTGCTGCCGCCGATCCGGATGGACAAGGAACCCGAGCAGCCCTCCCGGCCGTCGGCGGAGCCCGCAGGGTGGGCGGCCGACGCCGAGGTGACGACCGAGCTGCCGCAGCCGTCGATCCCGGCAGGCGCCGCGGACGAGACGGCGGTCCTGCCCCCGGTGCGTGACCAGGGCCCCGATGACGAGACTGCCGTACTGCCTCCGGTGAGGGACGAGAGCCCCTCGGACCGGGTGCCGCCGGGCTTCTTCCGCGACGAGCGGGGCGGACGGGCCGAGCGGGGCGGGGCGCGTCCGGACGGTACCGACGACCGCACGCGCGAACTGCCTCAGCTCGACGAGGAGGGCGCGCCCCGGCAGCGCCCCCGTCCGGACTGGGCCGAGGAGACCCCGCTGGACGATCTGCCCACACTCGCGGACGAACTGCTGGGACCGCACCGCGACGAGGACGACGGCGACGAGGGACGCGAGGACGGCCGTGGGCGGGGCCGTCGCCGCTGA
- a CDS encoding sodium-translocating pyrophosphatase — protein sequence MAGLPTSHPLDHPTTLAAAELTDGNRLLVVVIAVVALAALVVAGVLLRQVLAAGEGTDSMKKIAAAVQEGANAYLARQLRTLGVFAVVVFFLLMLLPADDWNQRAGRSLFFLIGAAFSAATGYIGMWLAVRSNVRVAAAAREATPAAGEPEKDLTAVSHKAMKIAFRTGGVVGMFTVGLGLLGAACVVLVYAADAPKVLEGFGLGAALIAMFMRVGGGIFTKAADVGADLVGKVEQGIPEDDPRNAATIADNVGDNVGDCAGMAADLFESYAVTLVAALILGKAAFGDAGLAFPLLVPAIGVLTAMVGIFAVAPRRADRSGMSAINRGFFISATISLALVAVAVFLYLPGTYADLDGVTDAAIQDKSGDPRVLALVAVAIGILLAAVIQQLTGYFTETNRRPVRDIGKSSLTGPATVVLAGISVGLESAVYTALLIGLGVYGAFLLGGTSIMLALFAVALAGTGLLTTVGVIVAMDTFGPVSDNAQGIAEMSGDVEGAGAQVLTNLDAVGNTTKAITKGIAIATAVLAASALFGSYRDAITTGAQDVGEKLSGAGAPMTLMMDISQPNNLVGLIAGAAVVFLFSGLAINAVSRSAGAVVFEVRRQFREHPGIMDYSEEPEYGKVVDICTRDALRELATPGLLAVLAPIFIGFTLGVGALGAFLAGAIGCGTLMAVFLANSGGAWDNAKKLVEDGHHGGKGSEAHAATVIGDTVGDPFKDTAGPAINPLLKVMNLVALLIAPAVIKFSYGDDKSIGVRIVIALLSLLVIVVAVYVSKRRGIAMGDEENSAGKASKSADPAVVS from the coding sequence ATGGCGGGGCTTCCCACCTCTCATCCGTTGGATCACCCGACAACCCTCGCAGCCGCGGAGCTGACCGACGGCAACCGCCTCCTGGTGGTGGTCATCGCGGTCGTGGCGTTGGCCGCACTCGTGGTGGCGGGCGTGCTGCTGCGCCAGGTGCTCGCGGCCGGCGAGGGCACCGACAGCATGAAGAAGATCGCGGCGGCGGTCCAGGAGGGCGCCAACGCCTATCTGGCCCGACAGCTGCGCACACTCGGCGTATTCGCCGTCGTCGTCTTCTTCCTGCTCATGCTGCTGCCCGCGGACGACTGGAATCAGCGCGCCGGAAGATCGCTGTTCTTCTTGATCGGAGCGGCGTTCTCGGCGGCCACCGGTTATATCGGTATGTGGCTCGCCGTGCGCAGCAACGTGCGTGTCGCCGCCGCGGCGCGGGAAGCGACTCCGGCGGCAGGTGAACCGGAAAAGGATCTCACCGCCGTCTCGCACAAAGCAATGAAGATCGCATTCCGTACGGGCGGCGTCGTCGGCATGTTCACGGTGGGGCTCGGCCTGCTCGGCGCGGCCTGCGTGGTGCTGGTGTACGCGGCCGACGCGCCGAAGGTGCTGGAGGGATTCGGACTCGGCGCCGCTCTCATCGCCATGTTCATGAGGGTCGGCGGCGGAATCTTCACCAAGGCCGCCGACGTCGGCGCCGACCTGGTCGGAAAAGTGGAACAGGGCATTCCGGAGGACGATCCGCGCAATGCCGCGACCATCGCCGACAACGTGGGCGACAACGTCGGCGACTGTGCGGGCATGGCGGCAGACCTCTTCGAGTCGTATGCCGTGACCCTGGTCGCCGCGCTGATCCTGGGCAAGGCGGCCTTCGGCGACGCCGGACTCGCCTTCCCGCTTCTGGTGCCCGCGATCGGCGTGCTCACGGCCATGGTCGGGATCTTCGCGGTCGCCCCGCGCCGGGCCGACCGAAGCGGCATGTCGGCGATCAACCGGGGCTTCTTCATCTCTGCGACGATCTCGCTCGCGCTCGTCGCCGTGGCCGTCTTCCTCTACCTCCCCGGCACGTACGCCGACCTCGACGGCGTCACCGACGCGGCGATCCAGGACAAGAGCGGCGACCCGCGCGTCCTCGCACTCGTCGCGGTCGCCATCGGCATCCTTCTGGCAGCCGTCATCCAGCAGTTGACGGGCTATTTCACGGAGACCAACCGCCGACCGGTGCGCGACATCGGCAAGTCGTCCCTGACGGGCCCCGCCACCGTGGTCCTCGCCGGAATCTCCGTCGGTCTCGAATCGGCCGTCTACACCGCCTTGCTGATCGGCCTCGGCGTGTACGGGGCGTTCCTGCTCGGCGGCACGTCGATCATGCTGGCGCTGTTCGCCGTGGCGCTGGCCGGTACCGGTCTGCTCACCACGGTGGGCGTGATCGTGGCCATGGACACCTTCGGGCCGGTCTCCGACAACGCGCAGGGCATCGCCGAGATGTCCGGTGACGTCGAGGGCGCGGGCGCCCAGGTGCTCACCAACCTGGACGCCGTCGGCAACACCACCAAGGCGATCACCAAGGGAATCGCCATCGCCACCGCGGTCCTCGCGGCGTCGGCGCTCTTCGGGTCGTACCGGGACGCGATCACGACCGGCGCGCAGGACGTGGGCGAGAAGCTGTCCGGGGCGGGCGCGCCGATGACCTTGATGATGGACATCTCGCAGCCCAACAACCTCGTCGGTCTCATCGCGGGCGCGGCGGTCGTCTTCCTCTTCTCAGGGCTGGCGATCAACGCGGTGTCGCGGTCGGCCGGCGCCGTGGTGTTCGAGGTGCGTCGGCAGTTCCGCGAGCACCCCGGGATCATGGATTACAGCGAGGAGCCGGAGTACGGCAAGGTCGTCGACATCTGCACCCGGGACGCGCTGCGCGAGCTGGCCACACCCGGACTGCTGGCAGTGCTGGCGCCCATCTTCATCGGGTTCACCCTCGGGGTCGGGGCGCTGGGCGCGTTCCTGGCGGGCGCGATCGGCTGCGGCACGCTGATGGCCGTCTTCCTCGCCAACTCCGGCGGTGCGTGGGACAACGCCAAGAAACTGGTCGAGGACGGCCACCACGGCGGCAAGGGCAGCGAGGCGCACGCGGCGACGGTGATCGGTGACACGGTCGGCGACCCGTTCAAGGACACCGCAGGTCCCGCGATCAACCCGCTGCTGAAGGTCATGAACCTCGTGGCGCTCCTCATCGCTCCCGCAGTGATCAAGTTCAGCTACGGAGACGACAAGAGCATCGGTGTGCGGATCGTGATCGCGCTTCTCTCGCTCCTCGTCATCGTGGTCGCGGTGTACGTCTCCAAACGGCGCGGCATCGCCATGGGTGACGAAGAGAACAGCGCCGGCAAAGCGTCCAAGTCGGCCGATCCGGCGGTGGTTTCCTAG
- a CDS encoding small secreted protein, with product MEGTKPVNKKLTAALSGGAVLVLALSGCSSDEGNKELDAWAKQVCDALPAQDAKVDAANAAIKQAATDNNAPVNVQKTDSKAFQDMSDAYSALAQAVQKAGTPPGVDNGEKKQKDAVAALTTLSTSYAGLKKQVDALDTKDQGKFADGLQDIATDLGRLSKSGNTALKNLEQGDVKDAMAKQDSCKKVAASASARAKKS from the coding sequence ATGGAAGGAACCAAACCGGTGAACAAGAAGCTCACGGCCGCACTGTCCGGCGGTGCGGTACTGGTACTGGCACTGTCCGGATGCAGCAGCGACGAAGGCAACAAGGAGCTCGACGCCTGGGCCAAGCAGGTCTGCGACGCGCTGCCCGCGCAGGACGCCAAGGTCGACGCGGCCAACGCCGCGATCAAGCAGGCCGCCACGGACAACAACGCCCCCGTGAACGTCCAGAAGACCGACTCCAAGGCCTTCCAGGACATGTCCGACGCCTACAGCGCGCTCGCGCAGGCCGTCCAGAAGGCGGGCACGCCGCCCGGCGTCGACAACGGCGAGAAGAAGCAGAAGGACGCCGTCGCGGCGCTCACGACCCTCTCGACCTCCTACGCCGGCCTGAAGAAGCAGGTCGACGCCCTGGACACCAAGGACCAGGGGAAGTTCGCCGACGGTCTGCAGGACATCGCCACCGATCTCGGCCGGCTCAGCAAGAGCGGCAACACCGCGCTGAAGAACCTCGAGCAGGGCGACGTCAAGGACGCCATGGCCAAGCAGGACAGCTGCAAGAAGGTGGCCGCCTCCGCCTCCGCCCGCGCGAAGAAGAGCTGA
- the topA gene encoding type I DNA topoisomerase has product MSPTSETAQGGRRLVIVESPAKAKTIKGYLGPGYIVEASVGHIRDLPNGAAEVPDQYTGEVRRLGVDVEHDFQPIYVVNADKRAQVKKLKDLLKESDELFLATDEDREGEAIAWHLQEVLKPKIPVKRMVFHEITKDAIRAAVANPRQLNQKLVDAQETRRILDRLYGYEVSPVLWKKVMPRLSAGRVQSVATRLVVERERERIAFRSAEYWDLTGTFATGRAGDPSDPSSLVARLQSVDGRRVAQGRDFDSLGQLKSANTLPLDEANARALAAALENTRFSVRSVESKPYRRSPYAPFRTTTLQQEASRKLGFGAKATMQVAQKLYENGYITYMRTDSTTLSGTAVSAARAQVTQLYGADYLPAQPRTYAAKVKNAQEAHEAIRPSGDRFRTPAETGLAGDQFRLYELIWKRTVASQMKDATGNSVTVKIGGTAADGRDVEFSASGKTITFHGFLKAYVEGADDPNAELDDRERRLPQVAEGDPLSAEQITVDGHATKPPARYTEASLVKELEEREIGRPSTYASIIGTILDRGYVFKKGTALVPSFLSFAVVNLLEKHFGRLVDYDFTAKMEDDLDRIANGEAQSVPWLRRFYFGEGAAEGRAADAGNGDGDHLGGLKELVTDLGAIDAREVSSFPVGNGIMLRVGRFGPYIERGEKGAEGHQRADIAEELAPDELTLEMAEELLAAPSGDFELGADPETGHQIVARKGRYGPYVTEVLPEGTPKTGKNAVKPRTASLFKTMSPDTVTLAEALKLMSLPRVVGVDAEGQEITAQNGRYGPYLKKGTDSRSLQTEEQLFTITLEEALEIYSQPKQRGRAAAKPPLKELGADPVSGKPVVVKDGRFGPYVTDGETNATLRSGDSVEEITPERGYELLAEKRAKAPAKKTAKKAPAKKTTTAKKAAPAKKAAAKKTTTAAKTTTAKKTTAKKSTATKTTAARSASED; this is encoded by the coding sequence TTGTCCCCGACCAGCGAGACCGCACAGGGCGGCCGCCGACTCGTGATCGTCGAGTCGCCTGCCAAGGCGAAGACGATCAAGGGTTATCTCGGCCCCGGCTATATCGTCGAGGCCAGCGTCGGGCACATCCGCGACCTTCCCAACGGCGCCGCGGAGGTGCCGGACCAGTACACGGGCGAGGTCCGCCGCCTCGGTGTGGACGTCGAGCACGACTTCCAGCCGATCTACGTGGTCAACGCCGACAAGCGGGCGCAGGTCAAGAAGCTCAAGGACCTGCTGAAGGAGTCCGACGAGCTCTTCCTCGCCACCGATGAGGACCGCGAGGGCGAGGCGATCGCCTGGCACCTCCAGGAAGTGCTCAAGCCGAAGATCCCGGTCAAGCGGATGGTCTTCCACGAGATCACCAAGGACGCGATCAGGGCCGCCGTCGCCAACCCGCGCCAGCTCAACCAGAAACTGGTCGACGCCCAGGAGACCCGCCGCATCCTCGACCGCCTCTACGGCTACGAGGTCTCGCCGGTCCTGTGGAAGAAGGTCATGCCGCGCCTGTCGGCGGGGCGTGTCCAGTCCGTCGCCACCCGTCTCGTCGTCGAGCGGGAACGCGAGCGCATCGCGTTTCGCTCTGCTGAGTACTGGGATCTGACGGGCACCTTCGCGACCGGCCGCGCCGGTGACCCGTCGGACCCGTCGTCGCTGGTCGCCCGCCTCCAGTCCGTCGACGGCAGGCGAGTCGCACAGGGCCGCGACTTCGATTCCCTGGGACAACTCAAGAGCGCGAACACCCTCCCGCTCGACGAGGCGAACGCCCGCGCCCTGGCCGCCGCCCTGGAGAACACCCGGTTCTCCGTGCGCTCCGTCGAGTCGAAGCCGTACCGCCGCTCGCCGTACGCCCCGTTCCGTACGACGACCCTGCAGCAGGAGGCCAGCCGCAAGCTGGGCTTCGGCGCGAAGGCCACGATGCAGGTCGCGCAGAAGCTGTACGAGAACGGCTACATCACGTACATGCGTACGGACTCCACGACCCTGAGCGGCACGGCCGTCTCCGCGGCCCGCGCCCAGGTCACACAGCTGTACGGCGCCGACTATCTGCCGGCCCAGCCGCGCACGTACGCCGCGAAGGTCAAGAACGCGCAGGAGGCGCACGAGGCGATCCGCCCATCGGGTGATCGTTTCCGCACCCCCGCGGAGACGGGCCTGGCCGGCGACCAGTTCCGGCTGTACGAGCTGATCTGGAAGCGGACCGTCGCCTCCCAGATGAAGGACGCGACCGGCAACAGCGTCACCGTCAAGATCGGCGGCACCGCGGCCGACGGCCGGGACGTCGAGTTCAGTGCCTCCGGCAAGACGATCACCTTCCACGGCTTCCTCAAGGCGTACGTCGAAGGCGCCGACGACCCGAACGCCGAGCTGGACGACCGTGAGCGCCGGCTGCCCCAGGTCGCCGAGGGCGACCCGCTGTCCGCCGAGCAGATCACGGTCGACGGGCACGCCACCAAGCCCCCGGCCCGCTACACCGAGGCCAGCCTCGTCAAGGAGCTCGAAGAGCGCGAGATCGGCCGGCCGTCCACGTACGCGTCGATCATCGGCACGATCCTCGACCGCGGCTACGTCTTCAAGAAGGGCACGGCGCTCGTCCCGTCCTTCCTGTCCTTCGCCGTGGTCAACCTCCTGGAGAAGCACTTCGGGCGGCTCGTCGACTACGACTTCACCGCCAAGATGGAGGACGACCTCGACCGCATCGCCAACGGCGAGGCGCAGTCCGTGCCGTGGCTCAGGAGGTTCTACTTCGGCGAGGGCGCGGCCGAGGGCCGTGCCGCCGACGCAGGCAACGGCGACGGGGACCACCTCGGAGGTCTCAAGGAACTGGTCACCGACCTGGGCGCGATCGACGCGCGCGAGGTGTCCTCGTTCCCCGTCGGCAACGGCATCATGCTGCGGGTCGGCCGCTTCGGCCCGTACATCGAGCGCGGGGAGAAGGGCGCCGAGGGTCACCAGCGGGCGGACATCGCCGAAGAGCTGGCGCCCGACGAGCTGACCCTCGAGATGGCCGAGGAACTCCTCGCCGCACCGAGCGGTGACTTCGAACTGGGCGCCGACCCGGAGACGGGTCACCAGATCGTCGCCAGGAAGGGCCGCTACGGCCCGTACGTCACCGAGGTGCTCCCCGAGGGCACCCCGAAGACCGGCAAGAACGCCGTGAAGCCGCGTACTGCCTCGCTGTTCAAGACGATGTCGCCGGACACGGTGACGCTGGCGGAGGCCCTCAAGCTGATGTCCCTGCCGCGCGTCGTCGGCGTGGACGCGGAGGGCCAGGAGATCACCGCGCAGAACGGCCGCTACGGGCCCTACCTGAAGAAGGGCACGGACTCGCGGTCGCTGCAGACCGAGGAGCAGCTCTTCACGATCACCCTCGAAGAGGCGCTGGAGATCTACTCCCAGCCCAAGCAGCGCGGCCGGGCAGCCGCCAAACCGCCGCTGAAGGAGCTGGGCGCGGACCCGGTCAGCGGAAAGCCCGTCGTCGTCAAGGACGGCCGCTTCGGCCCGTACGTCACCGACGGGGAAACCAACGCGACCCTGCGCTCCGGCGACAGCGTCGAGGAGATCACCCCCGAGCGCGGCTACGAGCTACTCGCCGAGAAGCGCGCCAAGGCGCCCGCCAAGAAGACGGCGAAGAAGGCCCCGGCGAAGAAGACGACCACCGCGAAGAAGGCCGCGCCGGCGAAGAAGGCCGCGGCCAAGAAGACCACGACGGCCGCGAAGACGACGACGGCGAAGAAGACCACTGCGAAGAAGAGCACCGCGACGAAGACGACGGCCGCACGGTCGGCGTCCGAGGACTGA
- a CDS encoding DUF7059 domain-containing protein: MSNATLSPLPSADRPDVAARLREALLAASFTADGLLELLGAPAYAALARSETVPALRATRGDTPLETLARLFLLQQPVPHARVAEFLPVHACVESGWLVPTGGDEMAATVDVRPYGGPGGEDWFIVSDLGCAVGGAGGIGSDAEGVVLGVGGASTTLAGVTVRKPVSAALDLGAGSGIQALHAAQHATRVTATDLNPRALHITALTLALSAAPAAELREGSLFEPVRDDETYDLIVSNPPFVISPGARLTYRDGGMGGDDLCRSLVQGAGERLNQGGFAQFLANWQHVEGEDWQDRLRSWVPRGCDAWIVQREVQDVTQYAELWLRDAGDHRGDPAEYQARYDAWLDEFEARKVKAVGFGWITLRRTAAEEPVITVEEWPHPVEQPLGDAVLAHFERLDYLRAHDDAALLAGHFRLVEEVVQEQVGLPGAEDPEHVVLRQHRGMRRATKVDSVGAGFAGVCDGSLSAGRILDAIAQLVGEDPVLLRDRTPAQIRLLVEQGFLEPAQ, encoded by the coding sequence GTGAGTAACGCCACCCTGTCCCCCCTGCCCTCCGCCGACCGTCCCGACGTCGCGGCCCGGCTGCGGGAGGCCCTGCTCGCGGCCTCCTTCACCGCGGACGGTCTCCTCGAGCTGCTCGGCGCCCCCGCCTACGCGGCTCTGGCCCGCAGCGAGACCGTTCCCGCGCTGCGCGCGACCCGCGGGGACACGCCGCTGGAGACGCTCGCCCGCCTCTTCCTGCTTCAGCAACCGGTCCCGCACGCGCGCGTGGCGGAGTTCCTGCCCGTACACGCGTGCGTGGAGAGCGGCTGGCTGGTCCCCACGGGCGGCGACGAGATGGCCGCGACCGTCGACGTGCGGCCGTACGGCGGGCCGGGCGGCGAGGACTGGTTCATCGTGTCCGATCTCGGGTGCGCGGTCGGCGGCGCCGGAGGCATCGGCAGCGACGCCGAGGGCGTCGTCCTCGGCGTCGGAGGCGCGTCCACGACCCTCGCCGGCGTCACCGTGCGCAAGCCCGTCTCCGCCGCGCTCGACCTGGGCGCCGGCTCGGGCATCCAGGCGCTGCACGCCGCCCAGCACGCAACGCGCGTGACGGCGACCGACCTCAATCCGCGCGCGCTGCACATCACCGCCCTCACGCTCGCGCTGTCCGCGGCCCCGGCGGCCGAACTGCGTGAGGGCTCGCTCTTCGAGCCGGTCCGGGACGACGAGACCTACGACCTGATCGTGTCGAACCCGCCGTTCGTGATCTCGCCGGGCGCCCGGCTGACCTACCGGGACGGCGGGATGGGCGGGGACGATCTGTGCCGCTCGCTCGTTCAAGGGGCGGGGGAACGGCTGAACCAGGGCGGGTTCGCGCAGTTCCTGGCCAACTGGCAGCACGTGGAAGGGGAGGACTGGCAGGACAGGCTCAGGTCGTGGGTGCCCCGTGGGTGCGACGCGTGGATCGTGCAGCGCGAGGTGCAGGACGTCACGCAGTACGCCGAACTCTGGCTGAGGGACGCCGGTGACCACCGCGGCGACCCGGCCGAGTACCAGGCCCGGTACGACGCATGGCTGGACGAGTTCGAGGCGCGCAAGGTGAAGGCCGTCGGTTTCGGCTGGATCACGCTCCGCAGGACCGCGGCCGAGGAGCCCGTGATCACGGTGGAGGAGTGGCCGCACCCGGTCGAACAGCCGCTCGGTGACGCGGTCCTGGCGCACTTCGAGCGGCTCGACTACCTGCGGGCGCACGATGACGCGGCGCTGCTCGCCGGCCATTTCAGGCTGGTCGAGGAGGTCGTCCAGGAGCAGGTGGGCCTCCCCGGCGCGGAGGACCCGGAGCACGTGGTGCTGCGCCAGCACCGCGGCATGCGCCGGGCGACCAAGGTGGACTCGGTCGGCGCGGGCTTCGCGGGCGTGTGCGACGGCTCGCTGAGCGCCGGCCGCATCCTTGACGCGATCGCCCAGTTGGTGGGCGAGGACCCGGTGCTGCTGCGGGACCGCACTCCGGCCCAGATCCGTCTGCTGGTGGAGCAGGGGTTCCTCGAACCGGCGCAGTGA